Proteins from a genomic interval of Pseudomonas anuradhapurensis:
- a CDS encoding CoA-acylating methylmalonate-semialdehyde dehydrogenase, translating into MNAPQSPNQTKIDRVKLLIDGQWVESKTSEWRDIVNPATQEVLARVPFATAEEVDAAVAAAQRAFKTWRDTPIGARMRIMLKLQALIREHTKRIAQVLSAEQGKTLADAEGDIFRGLEVVEHAASIGTLQMGEFAENVAAGVDTYTLRQPIGVCAGITPFNFPAMIPLWMFPMAIVCGNTFVLKPSEQDPLSTMLLVELALEAGVPAGVLNVVHGGKQVVDAICTHPDIKAISFVGSTEVGTHVYNLGSQHGKRVQSMMGAKNHAVVLPDANRTQTINALVGAAFGAAGQRCMATSVAVLVGKAREWLPDIKEAASKLKVNAGCEPGTDVGPVVSKRAKERVLGLIESGIKEGAKLELDGRDVKVPGYEQGNFVGPTLFSGVKTDMQIYTQEIFGPVLVTLEVDTLDEAIALVNANPFGNGTGLFTQSGAAARKFQSEIDIGQVGINIPIPVPVPFFSFTGSRGSKLGDLGPYGKQVVQFYTQTKTVTARWFDDDSVNDGVNTTISLR; encoded by the coding sequence ATGAACGCACCGCAATCCCCTAACCAGACCAAAATCGACCGGGTCAAGCTGCTGATCGACGGCCAGTGGGTCGAGTCCAAGACCTCTGAATGGCGCGATATCGTCAACCCGGCCACCCAGGAAGTGTTGGCGCGCGTACCGTTCGCCACCGCCGAGGAAGTGGACGCCGCCGTGGCTGCTGCCCAGCGTGCCTTCAAGACCTGGCGCGATACCCCGATTGGCGCACGCATGCGCATCATGCTCAAGCTGCAGGCGCTGATCCGCGAACACACCAAGCGTATCGCCCAGGTGCTCAGTGCCGAACAAGGCAAGACCCTGGCCGATGCCGAAGGCGATATCTTCCGCGGCCTGGAAGTGGTCGAGCATGCCGCCTCGATCGGTACCCTGCAGATGGGCGAGTTCGCCGAAAACGTCGCCGCTGGCGTCGATACCTATACCTTGCGCCAGCCCATCGGTGTATGCGCCGGTATCACCCCGTTCAACTTCCCGGCCATGATCCCGCTGTGGATGTTCCCGATGGCCATCGTCTGCGGCAACACCTTTGTGCTCAAGCCGTCCGAGCAGGACCCGCTGTCGACCATGCTGCTGGTCGAGCTGGCGCTGGAAGCCGGCGTACCGGCTGGCGTGCTCAACGTGGTGCACGGTGGCAAGCAAGTGGTGGATGCCATCTGCACCCACCCGGACATCAAGGCGATTTCCTTCGTCGGCTCCACCGAAGTGGGCACCCACGTGTACAACCTGGGCAGCCAGCACGGCAAGCGTGTGCAGTCGATGATGGGCGCCAAGAACCACGCGGTGGTGCTGCCCGATGCCAACCGCACCCAAACCATCAACGCCCTGGTCGGTGCCGCCTTCGGCGCGGCGGGCCAGCGCTGCATGGCCACCTCGGTGGCGGTCCTGGTAGGCAAGGCGCGCGAATGGCTGCCGGACATCAAGGAAGCGGCCAGCAAGCTCAAGGTCAATGCCGGTTGCGAGCCAGGCACCGATGTCGGCCCGGTGGTTTCCAAACGTGCCAAGGAGCGTGTGCTGGGCCTGATCGAAAGCGGCATCAAGGAAGGCGCCAAGCTGGAACTCGATGGCCGTGACGTCAAGGTGCCGGGATATGAGCAAGGCAACTTCGTCGGCCCGACCCTGTTCTCGGGCGTGAAGACCGACATGCAGATCTACACCCAGGAAATCTTCGGCCCGGTACTGGTGACCCTGGAAGTCGACACCCTTGACGAGGCCATCGCCCTGGTCAACGCCAACCCATTCGGCAACGGCACTGGCCTGTTCACCCAGAGCGGCGCGGCAGCGCGCAAGTTCCAGAGCGAAATCGACATCGGCCAGGTAGGTATCAACATTCCGATCCCGGTACCGGTGCCGTTCTTCAGCTTCACCGGCTCCCGTGGCTCCAAGCTCGGCGACCTCGGCCCGTACGGCAAGCAAGTGGTGCAGTTCTACACTCAGACCAAGACCGTCACCGCCCGCTGGTTCGATGACGACAGCGTCAACGACGGTGTGAACACCACCATCAGCCTGCGTTAA
- a CDS encoding phosphatidate cytidylyltransferase: MDHNTLSLFAGIGALLLLASVIGRLLKWRAGPAPHAVIDNLNARINAWWVMVLVIGIAFLFGKYGVIVLFYGVSFYALREFMTLTPTRRSDYPALVAAFYVALPVQYVLIAMDWYGLFSIFIPVYLFLLLPILASFGGDTTRFLERASKVQWGLMIAVYCVSSVPALMTLDIPGYEGRNLLLIAWLILVVQISDVLQYVCGKLFGKHKVAPNLSPSKTVEGLAGGVALATLTGALLCWITPFTFWQAALMALAVNAMGFFGGLVMSAIKRDRGVKDWGHMIEGHGGMLDRMDSVCFAAPVFFHFVRYWWA, translated from the coding sequence ATGGACCACAACACCCTTTCGCTGTTCGCCGGCATCGGCGCCCTGCTGCTGCTCGCCAGTGTGATCGGCCGCCTGCTGAAATGGCGCGCCGGCCCGGCACCACACGCGGTGATCGACAACCTCAACGCCCGCATCAATGCCTGGTGGGTCATGGTGCTGGTGATCGGCATCGCCTTCCTGTTCGGCAAGTACGGGGTGATCGTGCTGTTCTATGGCGTGTCGTTCTATGCCCTGCGTGAGTTCATGACCCTCACCCCGACCCGGCGCAGCGACTACCCGGCGCTGGTGGCGGCGTTCTACGTGGCGCTGCCGGTGCAGTACGTGCTGATCGCCATGGACTGGTACGGGCTGTTCAGTATCTTCATCCCGGTGTACCTGTTCCTGTTGTTGCCGATCCTGGCCAGCTTCGGTGGCGACACCACACGCTTTCTCGAGCGTGCCTCGAAGGTGCAGTGGGGGCTGATGATCGCGGTCTACTGCGTGTCGTCGGTGCCGGCACTGATGACCCTCGACATCCCCGGCTACGAAGGCCGCAACCTGCTGCTGATCGCCTGGCTGATCCTGGTGGTGCAAATCAGCGACGTGCTGCAGTACGTGTGCGGCAAGCTGTTCGGCAAGCACAAGGTGGCGCCCAACCTGTCGCCGTCGAAAACTGTCGAGGGCCTGGCCGGTGGCGTGGCGCTGGCCACCCTGACCGGCGCCCTGCTGTGCTGGATCACGCCGTTCACTTTCTGGCAGGCCGCGCTGATGGCGCTGGCAGTGAACGCCATGGGCTTCTTCGGCGGGCTGGTGATGTCGGCGATCAAGCGTGATCGCGGGGTGAAGGACTGGGGGCACATGATCGAAGGCCACGGCGGCATGCTCGACCGCATGGACTCGGTGTGCTTTGCCGCGCCGGTGTTCTTCCACTTTGTGCGCTATTGGTGGGCATGA
- the dmeF gene encoding CDF family Co(II)/Ni(II) efflux transporter DmeF, protein MATQTSDRWQHSHQFHTSNLGAERKTRLAVWLTAVMMVAEIAGGWFFNSMALLADGWHMSSHALALGLSLLAYAAARRYAGDRRFAFGTWKIEILGGYSSALLLLGVAGLMAFQSVERLLAPGPIHYDQAIFIAAVGLAVNLICAWLLRDDHDHHHHHDHHHGHDHQHDHGHHHHDLNLRSAYLHVVADAATSVLAIVALLAGKFWGAGWLDPVMGLVGALLVALWARGLLRDTSRVLLDAEMDAPVVAEIREVVAQLPVPASITDLHVWRVGKDQYACILGLAAACELSADSVRQALGVHEELAHVTVEVNRLA, encoded by the coding sequence ATGGCGACACAAACCTCAGACCGTTGGCAGCACAGCCACCAGTTCCATACCAGTAACCTCGGTGCCGAGCGCAAGACCCGCCTGGCGGTGTGGCTGACCGCCGTGATGATGGTGGCGGAAATTGCCGGCGGCTGGTTCTTCAACTCCATGGCGCTGCTGGCCGACGGTTGGCACATGAGTTCCCACGCGCTGGCCCTGGGCTTGTCACTGCTGGCCTACGCCGCTGCCCGGCGCTATGCCGGCGATCGGCGCTTTGCCTTCGGCACCTGGAAAATCGAGATTCTCGGCGGCTACTCCAGTGCCCTGCTGCTGCTCGGGGTGGCGGGGCTGATGGCCTTCCAGTCGGTCGAGCGCCTGCTGGCACCGGGGCCGATCCACTATGACCAGGCGATCTTCATCGCGGCCGTGGGCCTGGCGGTCAACCTGATCTGCGCCTGGCTGCTGCGGGACGATCACGATCACCACCATCATCATGATCATCACCATGGCCACGATCATCAGCACGACCACGGTCATCATCACCACGACCTGAACCTGCGCTCGGCCTACCTGCATGTGGTCGCCGATGCCGCCACCTCGGTGCTGGCCATCGTCGCCCTGCTGGCCGGCAAGTTCTGGGGCGCCGGCTGGCTCGACCCGGTCATGGGCCTGGTGGGGGCGTTGCTGGTGGCGCTGTGGGCCCGGGGGTTGCTGCGCGACACCAGCCGGGTACTGCTGGACGCGGAGATGGACGCACCGGTGGTGGCGGAAATACGCGAAGTGGTGGCACAGCTGCCGGTGCCGGCCAGCATTACCGACCTGCACGTGTGGCGGGTCGGCAAGGACCAGTACGCCTGCATCCTCGGCCTCGCCGCAGCTTGCGAACTCAGCGCCGACAGCGTGCGCCAGGCCTTGGGCGTGCACGAGGAACTGGCGCATGTCACCGTCGAGGTCAACCGCCTGGCATAG
- a CDS encoding lysophospholipid acyltransferase family protein has protein sequence MLASLTAYLITSAARLITGARALWLGCTPLPVQRLYFANHSSHGDFVLLWASLPAPLRKHTRPVAGADYWARPGIRDFLIRKVFNGVLINRQRSEGQGSPLQPILEAVAQGDSLIFFPEGTRNLGDEPLMPFRSGLYHLAAANPDVELVPVWIANLNRVMPKGRALPLPLLCTLSFGEPLHLEADESKQAFLERASKALLNLAPKDA, from the coding sequence ATGCTCGCCAGCCTGACCGCCTACCTCATTACCTCCGCCGCCCGCCTGATCACTGGCGCCCGCGCCCTGTGGCTGGGCTGCACACCGCTGCCGGTGCAGCGCCTGTATTTCGCCAACCACAGCAGCCATGGCGATTTCGTGTTGCTGTGGGCCTCATTGCCAGCACCGCTACGCAAGCACACCCGCCCGGTGGCCGGCGCCGACTACTGGGCCAGGCCAGGTATCCGCGACTTCCTCATTCGCAAGGTGTTCAATGGCGTGCTGATCAACCGGCAACGCAGTGAAGGCCAGGGCAGCCCACTGCAGCCGATTCTCGAAGCCGTGGCCCAGGGCGACTCGCTGATCTTCTTCCCGGAGGGCACGCGCAACCTTGGCGATGAGCCGCTGATGCCGTTCAGGAGTGGGCTGTACCATCTGGCTGCGGCGAATCCCGACGTCGAGCTGGTACCGGTATGGATCGCCAACCTCAACCGGGTGATGCCCAAGGGCCGCGCCTTGCCTCTGCCGTTGCTGTGCACGCTGAGCTTTGGCGAACCGCTGCACCTGGAGGCTGATGAAAGCAAACAGGCGTTCCTCGAACGGGCCAGCAAGGCCCTGCTGAACCTGGCCCCCAAGGATGCCTGA
- a CDS encoding phosphatase PAP2/dual specificity phosphatase family protein, with amino-acid sequence MKPSREPGLVRRGVFWLLLLGPLFFLSYGLANSHTVGRNDVGSLVFGWESRMPLWPWTIIPYWSIDLLYGLSFLLPRTRQEMDRHALALLTAQVISVSCFLLWPLRFTFARPELDGVYGWMFDVLMGFDKPFNQAPSLHIALLVIIWTMFARHVQRQPWRWLMHGWMTLIGVSVLTTWQHHFIDVPTGALAGFLCVWLWPHQGRLPWQQAHLAQDAKRWRLALSYAAGALLCAVFAMNLGGAWLWLAWPAVSLALVALNYGLFGAGGFQKGADGRLSNATRWLLAPYLLGAWANSRLWTWRHPQADEVCDGVYLGRIPGRGAQFAAVVDLCAELPCHVQDSAASCRSGLVSRKGCEAAPAISAAKLKTWGRFAALSRHKAAPTKVASAVDYVCFPTLDLIAPQSPLLHQAAVAIERLRAQGPVLVCCALGYSRSASAVAAWLVVSGRCSDARQAEALIGKARPGIVLRRAHHQALQQLGAQS; translated from the coding sequence ATGAAGCCATCGCGCGAGCCCGGGCTGGTCCGCCGGGGCGTATTCTGGCTATTGCTGCTGGGGCCGCTGTTTTTCCTCAGCTATGGGCTGGCCAACAGCCACACGGTTGGGCGCAATGATGTCGGCAGCCTGGTGTTCGGCTGGGAAAGCCGCATGCCGTTGTGGCCGTGGACGATCATCCCGTACTGGTCGATCGACCTGCTCTACGGGCTGTCCTTCCTGCTGCCGCGCACGCGCCAGGAAATGGACCGGCATGCCCTGGCCCTGCTGACAGCACAGGTGATCAGCGTCAGCTGCTTCCTGCTCTGGCCGCTGCGCTTCACCTTCGCGCGGCCGGAACTGGATGGCGTGTACGGCTGGATGTTCGATGTGCTGATGGGGTTCGACAAGCCGTTCAACCAGGCGCCATCGCTGCATATCGCCCTGCTGGTGATCATCTGGACCATGTTTGCCCGGCATGTGCAGCGCCAGCCCTGGCGTTGGCTGATGCATGGCTGGATGACGCTGATCGGGGTATCGGTGCTGACCACCTGGCAGCACCACTTCATCGACGTACCGACCGGGGCGCTGGCGGGGTTCTTGTGTGTCTGGCTGTGGCCACACCAGGGCCGGCTGCCCTGGCAGCAGGCCCACCTTGCGCAGGATGCCAAGCGCTGGCGGTTGGCCTTGAGCTATGCCGCGGGTGCGCTGTTGTGCGCCGTGTTTGCCATGAATTTGGGGGGCGCCTGGCTGTGGCTGGCCTGGCCGGCCGTGTCGTTGGCGCTGGTGGCGTTGAATTACGGCCTGTTCGGTGCTGGCGGGTTTCAGAAAGGTGCCGATGGGCGCTTGTCGAATGCTACCCGCTGGCTGCTGGCGCCTTATCTGCTGGGGGCCTGGGCCAATTCGCGGCTGTGGACCTGGCGGCATCCGCAGGCGGATGAAGTGTGTGATGGGGTTTATCTGGGGCGGATTCCCGGGCGTGGCGCGCAGTTCGCTGCGGTGGTCGATTTATGCGCGGAGCTACCGTGTCATGTTCAGGACAGCGCGGCCTCTTGCAGGAGCGGCCTTGTGTCGCGAAAGGGCTGCGAAGCGGCCCCGGCAATATCTGCTGCGAAGCTGAAAACCTGGGGCCGCTTCGCGGCCCTTTCGCGACACAAGGCCGCTCCTACAAAGGTCGCGTCCGCCGTTGACTACGTCTGTTTTCCTACCCTGGACCTGATCGCCCCGCAAAGCCCATTGCTGCACCAGGCCGCCGTCGCCATCGAACGCCTGCGCGCCCAAGGCCCGGTGCTGGTCTGTTGTGCCCTGGGCTACTCGCGCAGCGCCAGCGCCGTAGCCGCCTGGCTGGTGGTCAGCGGCCGCTGCAGCGACGCTCGGCAGGCCGAAGCGCTGATCGGCAAAGCTCGCCCAGGGATAGTCTTGCGTCGCGCACACCACCAGGCCCTGCAACAACTGGGAGCACAATCATGA
- the mmsB gene encoding 3-hydroxyisobutyrate dehydrogenase — MRIAFIGLGNMGAPMARNLIKAGHQLNLFDLNKAVLAELAELGGQISPSPKDAAANSELVITMLPAAAHVRSVYLNEDGVLAGIRPGTPTVDCSTIDPQTARDVSKAAAAKGVDMGDAPVSGGTGGAAAGTLTFMVGASAELFATLKPVLEQMGRNIVHCGEVGTGQIAKICNNLLLGISMVGVSEAMALGNALGIDTKVLAGIINSSTGRCWSSDTYNPWPGIIETAPASRGYTGGFGAELMLKDLGLATEAARQAHQPVILGAVAQQLYQAMSLRGEGGKDFSAIVESYRKKD, encoded by the coding sequence ATGCGTATCGCATTCATCGGCCTCGGCAACATGGGCGCACCCATGGCCCGCAACCTGATCAAGGCTGGCCACCAACTGAACCTGTTCGACCTGAACAAGGCCGTGCTGGCCGAGCTCGCCGAACTGGGCGGGCAGATCAGCCCTTCGCCCAAGGACGCGGCGGCCAATAGCGAGCTGGTGATCACCATGCTACCGGCCGCTGCCCATGTACGCAGCGTGTACCTGAACGAAGACGGCGTGCTGGCCGGTATTCGTCCTGGCACGCCAACCGTGGACTGCAGCACCATCGACCCGCAAACCGCGCGCGATGTCTCCAAGGCGGCCGCAGCCAAGGGCGTGGACATGGGGGATGCGCCGGTTTCCGGCGGCACCGGTGGTGCGGCGGCAGGTACCCTGACCTTCATGGTTGGTGCCAGCGCCGAGCTGTTCGCCACCCTCAAGCCGGTACTGGAACAGATGGGCCGCAACATCGTGCATTGCGGTGAAGTCGGCACCGGGCAGATCGCCAAGATCTGCAACAACCTGCTGCTGGGTATCTCGATGGTCGGTGTATCTGAGGCCATGGCCCTGGGCAATGCACTGGGCATCGATACCAAGGTGCTGGCCGGCATCATCAACAGTTCGACCGGGCGTTGCTGGAGTTCGGACACTTACAACCCATGGCCCGGCATCATCGAAACCGCACCGGCGTCGCGGGGCTATACCGGTGGCTTTGGCGCCGAGCTGATGCTCAAGGACCTGGGGCTGGCCACCGAAGCGGCGCGCCAGGCGCACCAACCAGTGATCCTCGGGGCCGTGGCCCAGCAGTTGTACCAGGCCATGAGCCTGCGCGGCGAAGGCGGCAAGGATTTCTCGGCCATCGTCGAGAGTTACCGCAAGAAAGATTGA
- a CDS encoding bifunctional alpha/beta hydrolase/class I SAM-dependent methyltransferase: MRQAQALHFSTHDGVELHYRHWPATRNEHQPRRAVVMFHRGHEHGGRMAHLADELDMPGYDFFAWDARGHGESPGARGDSPGFATSVRDVQTFIEHIQARHGIAEPDLVVLAQSVGAVLVATWAHDYAPKVRCLVLASPAFKVKLYVPFARPGLKLLKALRGNFFVNSYVKPRLLTHDPERVMSYVADPLISRPISVTMLLGLYEAADRVVADAQAIQVPTQLLVSGADFVVERQPQQRFFERLGSARKEMHILPGFFHDTLGERDRAHALRRIERFVEHCFASPAPLPSLLDADKVGASCAEAESLAAPLPHNSPRDLYWRATRAGLRLGKGLSEGVRLGFDTGFDSGSTLDYVYRNQPTGKGKLGRLVDRNYLDAIGWRGIRQRKLHVEELLRLAIARLREQQRPVHIVDIAAGHGRYILEALQELEQLPDSILLRDYSELNVQQGSALIAEKGLADIARFVQGDAFDRQSLATLEQPPTLAVVSGLYELFTSNQLVGNSLAGLADAVEDGGYLVYTGQPWHPQLEMIARALTSHRGGEAWVMRRRSQAEMDQLVEAAGFRKLAQRIDEWGIFSVSLAQRVR; encoded by the coding sequence ATGCGCCAAGCGCAAGCACTGCACTTCAGTACCCATGACGGCGTCGAGCTGCATTACCGTCACTGGCCCGCCACCCGTAACGAACACCAGCCTCGCCGGGCTGTGGTGATGTTCCACCGCGGCCATGAGCATGGCGGGCGCATGGCCCACCTGGCCGATGAGCTGGACATGCCGGGCTATGACTTCTTCGCCTGGGATGCCCGTGGCCACGGCGAGTCCCCGGGAGCACGCGGCGACAGCCCGGGGTTCGCCACCAGCGTGCGCGATGTGCAGACCTTCATCGAGCATATCCAGGCCCGCCACGGTATCGCCGAGCCGGACCTGGTGGTGCTGGCGCAGAGTGTCGGTGCCGTGCTGGTCGCCACCTGGGCCCACGACTATGCCCCCAAGGTGCGCTGCCTGGTGCTGGCGTCGCCGGCGTTCAAGGTCAAGCTGTATGTACCGTTCGCCCGCCCCGGCCTGAAACTGCTGAAGGCCTTGCGCGGCAACTTCTTCGTCAACAGCTACGTCAAGCCACGCCTGCTCACCCACGACCCCGAACGGGTCATGTCGTACGTGGCCGACCCGCTGATCAGCCGGCCGATTTCGGTGACCATGCTGCTAGGCCTGTACGAAGCCGCCGACCGCGTGGTGGCGGATGCCCAAGCCATCCAGGTGCCGACCCAGCTGCTGGTATCCGGTGCCGACTTCGTGGTCGAGCGTCAGCCGCAGCAACGCTTCTTCGAGCGCCTGGGCAGTGCGCGCAAGGAAATGCACATCCTGCCGGGGTTCTTCCACGACACCCTGGGCGAGCGTGACCGGGCCCATGCCCTGCGGCGCATCGAGCGGTTCGTCGAGCACTGCTTCGCCAGCCCTGCGCCGCTGCCGTCGCTGCTCGATGCCGACAAGGTCGGCGCCAGTTGCGCCGAGGCCGAAAGCCTGGCCGCGCCATTACCGCACAACTCGCCCCGCGACCTCTACTGGCGCGCCACCCGCGCCGGGCTGCGCCTGGGCAAGGGGCTTTCGGAAGGCGTGAGGCTAGGGTTCGACACCGGTTTCGACTCGGGCAGTACCCTTGACTACGTGTACCGCAACCAGCCGACCGGCAAGGGCAAGCTGGGCCGTCTGGTCGATCGCAACTATCTCGATGCCATCGGCTGGCGTGGCATCCGCCAACGCAAGCTGCACGTCGAAGAGTTGCTGCGCCTGGCCATCGCCCGCCTGCGCGAACAGCAACGGCCGGTGCACATCGTCGATATCGCTGCCGGCCATGGCCGCTACATCCTCGAAGCCCTGCAGGAGCTGGAGCAACTGCCGGACTCGATCCTGCTACGCGATTACAGCGAGCTGAACGTGCAGCAAGGCAGCGCGCTGATCGCGGAAAAAGGCCTGGCTGACATCGCCCGCTTCGTCCAGGGCGATGCCTTCGACCGCCAGAGCCTGGCGACGCTGGAACAGCCGCCGACCTTGGCCGTGGTCTCCGGCCTGTACGAACTGTTCACCAGCAACCAGCTGGTGGGCAATTCGCTGGCCGGCCTGGCCGACGCGGTGGAGGATGGCGGCTACCTGGTCTACACCGGCCAACCGTGGCACCCGCAACTGGAGATGATCGCCCGCGCCCTCACCAGCCACCGCGGCGGCGAGGCCTGGGTGATGCGCCGGCGCAGCCAGGCCGAAATGGACCAGTTGGTCGAGGCAGCGGGCTTCCGCAAGCTGGCCCAGCGCATCGATGAATGGGGTATTTTCAGTGTCAGCCTGGCCCAACGGGTGCGCTGA
- a CDS encoding cupin domain-containing protein produces the protein MSDFITVLRETCPTPVVDATKWKRIGGDPHTVNLNAYLSADGSKIMGTWICTPGKFEVNYEKWEFCHFLDGYCIITPEGEEPKHLKAGDVFVIEPGMKGTWEVVETVRKYFVFA, from the coding sequence ATGTCCGATTTCATCACCGTCCTGCGCGAAACCTGCCCGACACCGGTCGTGGACGCCACCAAGTGGAAGCGCATCGGCGGCGATCCGCACACCGTCAACCTCAACGCCTACCTGTCGGCCGACGGCAGCAAGATCATGGGTACCTGGATCTGCACCCCGGGCAAGTTCGAGGTCAACTACGAGAAGTGGGAGTTCTGCCACTTCCTCGACGGCTACTGCATCATCACCCCGGAAGGCGAAGAGCCGAAGCACCTCAAGGCAGGTGACGTGTTCGTGATCGAACCGGGGATGAAAGGCACCTGGGAAGTGGTCGAAACCGTGCGCAAGTATTTCGTCTTCGCCTGA
- a CDS encoding metal/formaldehyde-sensitive transcriptional repressor — MAHTLKSKKQLLTRVRKIKGQAAALETALEQDKDCLAILQQIAAVRGAVNGLMAEVMEGHIREHLVADGLSTEARQDEADKVAALLRSYLK, encoded by the coding sequence ATGGCACATACCCTGAAGAGCAAGAAGCAACTGCTGACCCGGGTGCGCAAGATCAAAGGCCAGGCCGCCGCCCTGGAGACGGCGCTGGAGCAGGACAAGGACTGCCTGGCGATCCTGCAGCAGATCGCCGCCGTGCGCGGTGCGGTGAACGGGCTGATGGCCGAAGTGATGGAAGGGCATATCCGCGAACACCTGGTGGCGGACGGGCTGAGCACCGAGGCGCGGCAGGACGAGGCCGACAAGGTGGCGGCGTTGCTGCGTTCGTACCTGAAGTGA
- a CDS encoding CDP-alcohol phosphatidyltransferase family protein encodes MASIYQLKPRFQALLRPTVQRLHERGVTANQVTLAAALVSVLLGLLLVTRHHSAWLFILLPVWMLLRMALNAIDGMLAREFGQQSTLGAYLNELCDVIADAALYLPFALLPGVSPALVVLVVLGATFSEYAGVMGPLAGASRRYDGPMGKSDRAFAFGVLGTGVAFGLLAGAWINGLLLVILALSLYTLYNRVRQGLAETR; translated from the coding sequence GTGGCCTCGATCTACCAGCTCAAGCCGCGCTTCCAGGCCCTGCTCCGCCCCACGGTGCAGCGCCTTCACGAGCGGGGTGTCACCGCCAACCAGGTCACGCTCGCAGCTGCCCTGGTATCAGTGCTGCTGGGCCTGCTGCTGGTTACCCGGCATCATTCCGCCTGGCTGTTCATCCTCCTACCGGTATGGATGCTGCTGCGCATGGCCCTGAACGCCATCGACGGCATGCTTGCCCGGGAGTTCGGCCAGCAATCCACCCTCGGCGCCTACCTCAACGAACTCTGCGACGTGATCGCCGACGCCGCCCTGTACCTGCCCTTCGCCCTGCTGCCAGGGGTATCGCCAGCCTTGGTCGTGCTCGTGGTGCTCGGCGCCACCTTCAGTGAGTACGCCGGGGTCATGGGCCCGCTGGCCGGTGCCTCGCGGCGCTACGACGGGCCCATGGGCAAGAGCGACCGGGCCTTTGCCTTCGGCGTACTGGGCACCGGCGTGGCCTTCGGCCTGTTGGCCGGGGCCTGGATCAACGGCTTGTTGCTGGTGATCCTCGCACTCTCGCTCTATACCCTCTACAACCGGGTCCGCCAGGGGCTGGCCGAAACCCGTTGA
- a CDS encoding LysR family transcriptional regulator: MQKDLTSLSALNWDDLKFFLEVARTRKASSAAKRLSVDYTTVSRRISSLEGALGTLLFEKSRTNGFVLTAEGQRLLGYAESIESTLHMACEQVSGSGVALSGHVRMGCTEGFGSFFVTPQLSHFVDAYPAISVDILPLPHFISLSKREADIVIALERPEHGPYVCCKLCDYRLRLYATREYLDNHAPIRQIADLARHPFISYVDDLAFSSELLYLANLIPSASAHLRSTSVIAQYTAALQGRGLAILPCFLAAQDPRLVTVLPEEIEVTRQFWMYCREDLRKLKRITLLWDYIRGVTEANAPLLMGETREMRFAQE, encoded by the coding sequence ATGCAAAAAGACCTCACATCCCTGAGCGCGCTCAACTGGGACGACCTGAAGTTCTTCCTCGAAGTGGCCCGTACCCGCAAGGCCAGTAGCGCCGCCAAGCGCCTGAGCGTCGACTACACCACGGTGTCGCGGCGCATCAGCTCGCTGGAGGGGGCACTCGGCACCCTGCTGTTCGAGAAGTCGCGGACCAACGGCTTTGTCCTCACCGCCGAAGGCCAGCGCCTGCTGGGCTATGCCGAGTCGATCGAGAGCACGCTGCACATGGCCTGCGAACAGGTATCCGGGTCGGGCGTGGCGTTGTCCGGGCATGTGCGCATGGGCTGCACCGAAGGTTTCGGCAGTTTCTTCGTCACCCCGCAGCTGAGCCACTTCGTCGATGCCTACCCGGCAATCTCGGTGGACATACTGCCGCTGCCGCACTTCATCAGCCTGTCCAAGCGCGAGGCGGACATCGTCATCGCCCTGGAGCGACCGGAGCATGGGCCGTACGTGTGCTGCAAGCTGTGCGACTACCGCTTGCGCCTGTACGCCACCCGGGAATACCTCGATAACCACGCCCCCATCCGCCAGATCGCGGACCTGGCCAGGCACCCGTTCATCAGCTACGTGGACGACCTGGCGTTCAGTTCGGAGCTGCTGTACCTGGCCAACCTGATCCCCAGCGCCAGCGCGCATTTGCGCAGTACCAGCGTGATTGCCCAGTACACGGCGGCGCTGCAAGGGCGAGGGCTGGCGATATTGCCCTGCTTCCTGGCCGCGCAGGATCCACGACTGGTGACGGTACTGCCGGAAGAAATCGAGGTGACACGGCAATTCTGGATGTACTGCCGGGAGGATTTGCGCAAGTTGAAGCGGATTACCCTGCTGTGGGATTACATCCGCGGGGTGACCGAGGCGAATGCGCCGTTGTTGATGGGCGAGACGCGCGAGATGCGCTTTGCTCAGGAGTGA